In Zingiber officinale cultivar Zhangliang chromosome 6A, Zo_v1.1, whole genome shotgun sequence, a single genomic region encodes these proteins:
- the LOC121995387 gene encoding homeobox protein ESX1-like, with the protein MAPLDVPTSAVRTVSTPTVFTVQLGVLPAYPTLAPAQPTAYPAPQPPGPTVYPTPVAPVPPLPTLYPAVPAPAIPVAPHPVPLPTVHPAATTYVDPTVPPMAYAPVYAAALGVPLLVYPAVPPIASVPVFPPVQATVLTHLIGIIAARARIPALAESMKS; encoded by the coding sequence atggctcctttagacgtacctacctcggctgtacGGACTGTATCCACGCCTACTGTATTTACGGTACAACTAGgggtactaccggcatacccCACACTTGCTCCGGCCCAGCCTACGGCGTACCCGGCACCACAGCCACCTGGACCTactgtgtacccgacaccagtggcacctgtgcccccattACCTACTTTATACCCCGCAGTACCTGCACCAGCGATACcggttgctccacatccggtaccactacctaccgtacatccagctgCGACCACCTATGTtgaccctacagtgccaccgatgGCATATGCCCCAGTTTATGCAGCAGCACTGGGAGTACCTCTCCTGGTCTATCCAGCGGTACCACCTATAGCATCAgttccagtgtttccgccagttcagGCAACCGTTCTGACACATCTCATTGGCATTATCGCGGCACGAGCTCGAATCCCAGcattagcagagtcgatgaagagttga
- the LOC121994469 gene encoding pectinesterase inhibitor 9-like, which produces MVRSSDLSSVLVIVLLCLFAGSFATAGKKSSAEFVRDSCKVTSYVEVCEQSLSSYAPVAHRSKRQLARLALTLTADSASSASAYVSRVAAAKGGKKSLRSSTQEAGAIRDCIQIMRDGVNRLRRSIREMNRMGRLGSSRFEQHLCNVKAWVSAALTDENMCLDELSQFAGPAVRESIRKKVVELAQLTSNALALVDQLDP; this is translated from the coding sequence ATGGTCCGCAGTTCTGATCTTTCTTCTGTTCTAGTCATCGTCCTGCTCTGCCTCTTTGCAGGTAGCTTCGCCACAGCCGGAAAAAAATCCTCCGCCGAATTCGTGCGCGACTCCTGCAAGGTCACGTCGTACGTGGAGGTGTGCGAACAGAGTCTCTCGTCCTACGCGCCGGTGGCCCACCGGAGCAAACGCCAGCTGGCCCGGCTCGCACTCACCCTCACAGCTGACAGCGCCAGCTCCGCCTCCGCCTACGTCAGCCGGGTTGCAGCGGCCAAAGGAGGCAAGAAGAGCCTCCGGTCGTCGACGCAGGAGGCAGGCGCGATTCGGGACTGCATCCAGATCATGCGCGACGGAGTGAACCGACTGCGGCGGTCGATCCGCGAGATGAACCGGATGGGTCGACTGGGTAGTAGCCGGTTCGAGCAGCACCTGTGCAACGTGAAGGCCTGGGTCAGCGCCGCGCTCACTGACGAGAACATGTGTCTCGACGAGCTATCTCAGTTCGCCGGACCGGCGGTAAGGGAGTCAATCAGGAAGAAGGTGGTGGAGTTAGCCCAACTCACAAGCAATGCCCTGGCCCTCGTCGACCAACTCGACCCGTAG